In one window of Musa acuminata AAA Group cultivar baxijiao chromosome BXJ3-2, Cavendish_Baxijiao_AAA, whole genome shotgun sequence DNA:
- the LOC135631757 gene encoding uncharacterized protein LOC135631757 isoform X4, producing the protein MMGVLWLPFSFLDTWSLEGSFGAQDGRGSVWFEQEKHVGEIVLKAMGQAISKAVAIAEIVKKRIPGLYQDTAISSVSITDVWEPIEEGLVPLETTRHVSMISISLSARELNKNSPGYQVPLEQPKHQQRYQQPQQFQWQQQIQPKQPQTQLNEDFYARGRGRGRGRGRGRGRGWGRRYGGYGGYDNNQGGYGNNQGGYGGYGRYDNNGGYGNYQGGYSHDRDNGGWNSNWGRGGGRGRGGWNYRGGAYGGGRGDGGRAAGRGYGGGRGRMVNRARENQV; encoded by the exons ATGATGGGGGTGTTGTGGCTTCCCTTTTCATTTTTGGACACGTGGTCTCTCGAAGGAAGTTTCGGGGCTCAAGATGGAAGAGGATCAGTTTGGTTTGAA CAGGAAAAACATGTTGGAGAGATTGTCTTAAAGGCAATGGGACAGGCAATCAGCAAAGCAGTGGCAATCGCCGAGATTGTAAAG AAAAGGATTCCTGGGTTATATCAAGATACTGCAATCAGTTCGGTCAGTATTACTGATGTGTGGGAACCTATTGAAGAGGGTCTTGTACC TTTGGAGACGACACGTCATGTTTCAATGATTTCAATATCTTTGTCAGCCAGAGAGCTAAACAAGAACTCCCCTGG GTACCAAGTACCTCTAGAGCAGCCAAAGCATCAGCAAAGATATCAACAACCACAACAATTTCAATGGCAACAGCAGATTCAACCAAAGCAACCACAAACTCAACTTAATGAAG ATTTTTATGCACGAGGACGTGGtagaggtagaggaagaggaagaggaagagggaggggTTGGGGAAGAAGATATGGTGGCTATGGTGGATATGACAATAACCAGGGTGGATATGGCAACAATCAAGGAGGATATGGTGGCTATGGAAGATATGACAATAACGGTGGATATGGCAACTATCAAGGTGGATATAGCCATGATCGGG ATAATGGTGGATGGAACTCCAACTGGGGTCGAGGTGGTGGACGTGGTAGAGGTGGTTGGAATTATCGTG GTGGAGCATATGGAGGAGGTAGAGGAGATGGTGGAAGAGCTGCTGGGAGAGGTTATGGTGGTGGTCGAGGAAGGATGGTCAACCGTGCGAGAGAAAACCAGGTCTAG
- the LOC135631757 gene encoding uncharacterized protein LOC135631757 isoform X3, with product MDRYHKVEKPRQESAINENEIRITSQGIIRNYVSYATSLLLQEKHVGEIVLKAMGQAISKAVAIAEIVKKRIPGLYQDTAISSVSITDVWEPIEEGLVPLETTRHVSMISISLSARELNKNSPGYQVPLEQPKHQQRYQQPQQFQWQQQIQPKQPQTQLNEDFYARGRGRGRGRGRGRGRGWGRRYGGYGGYDNNQGGYGNNQGGYGGYGRYDNNGGYGNYQDNGGWNSNWGRGGGRGRGGWNYRGGAYGGGRGDGGRAAGRGYGGGRGRMVNRARENQV from the exons ATGGATAGGTACCATAAGGTGGAGAAGCCGCGGCAGGAATCGGCCATCAACGAGAACGAGATCCGAATCACCAGCCAGGGCATCATCCGCAACTATGTGAGCTACGCGACCAGCCTCCTTCTG CAGGAAAAACATGTTGGAGAGATTGTCTTAAAGGCAATGGGACAGGCAATCAGCAAAGCAGTGGCAATCGCCGAGATTGTAAAG AAAAGGATTCCTGGGTTATATCAAGATACTGCAATCAGTTCGGTCAGTATTACTGATGTGTGGGAACCTATTGAAGAGGGTCTTGTACC TTTGGAGACGACACGTCATGTTTCAATGATTTCAATATCTTTGTCAGCCAGAGAGCTAAACAAGAACTCCCCTGG GTACCAAGTACCTCTAGAGCAGCCAAAGCATCAGCAAAGATATCAACAACCACAACAATTTCAATGGCAACAGCAGATTCAACCAAAGCAACCACAAACTCAACTTAATGAAG ATTTTTATGCACGAGGACGTGGtagaggtagaggaagaggaagaggaagagggaggggTTGGGGAAGAAGATATGGTGGCTATGGTGGATATGACAATAACCAGGGTGGATATGGCAACAATCAAGGAGGATATGGTGGCTATGGAAGATATGACAATAACGGTGGATATGGCAACTATCAAG ATAATGGTGGATGGAACTCCAACTGGGGTCGAGGTGGTGGACGTGGTAGAGGTGGTTGGAATTATCGTG GTGGAGCATATGGAGGAGGTAGAGGAGATGGTGGAAGAGCTGCTGGGAGAGGTTATGGTGGTGGTCGAGGAAGGATGGTCAACCGTGCGAGAGAAAACCAGGTCTAG
- the LOC135631757 gene encoding uncharacterized protein LOC135631757 isoform X5: MMGVLWLPFSFLDTWSLEGSFGAQDGRGSVWFEEKHVGEIVLKAMGQAISKAVAIAEIVKKRIPGLYQDTAISSVSITDVWEPIEEGLVPLETTRHVSMISISLSARELNKNSPGYQVPLEQPKHQQRYQQPQQFQWQQQIQPKQPQTQLNEDFYARGRGRGRGRGRGRGRGWGRRYGGYGGYDNNQGGYGNNQGGYGGYGRYDNNGGYGNYQGGYSHDRDNGGWNSNWGRGGGRGRGGWNYRGGAYGGGRGDGGRAAGRGYGGGRGRMVNRARENQV, from the exons ATGATGGGGGTGTTGTGGCTTCCCTTTTCATTTTTGGACACGTGGTCTCTCGAAGGAAGTTTCGGGGCTCAAGATGGAAGAGGATCAGTTTGGTTTGAA GAAAAACATGTTGGAGAGATTGTCTTAAAGGCAATGGGACAGGCAATCAGCAAAGCAGTGGCAATCGCCGAGATTGTAAAG AAAAGGATTCCTGGGTTATATCAAGATACTGCAATCAGTTCGGTCAGTATTACTGATGTGTGGGAACCTATTGAAGAGGGTCTTGTACC TTTGGAGACGACACGTCATGTTTCAATGATTTCAATATCTTTGTCAGCCAGAGAGCTAAACAAGAACTCCCCTGG GTACCAAGTACCTCTAGAGCAGCCAAAGCATCAGCAAAGATATCAACAACCACAACAATTTCAATGGCAACAGCAGATTCAACCAAAGCAACCACAAACTCAACTTAATGAAG ATTTTTATGCACGAGGACGTGGtagaggtagaggaagaggaagaggaagagggaggggTTGGGGAAGAAGATATGGTGGCTATGGTGGATATGACAATAACCAGGGTGGATATGGCAACAATCAAGGAGGATATGGTGGCTATGGAAGATATGACAATAACGGTGGATATGGCAACTATCAAGGTGGATATAGCCATGATCGGG ATAATGGTGGATGGAACTCCAACTGGGGTCGAGGTGGTGGACGTGGTAGAGGTGGTTGGAATTATCGTG GTGGAGCATATGGAGGAGGTAGAGGAGATGGTGGAAGAGCTGCTGGGAGAGGTTATGGTGGTGGTCGAGGAAGGATGGTCAACCGTGCGAGAGAAAACCAGGTCTAG
- the LOC135631757 gene encoding uncharacterized protein LOC135631757 isoform X1: protein MDRYHKVEKPRQESAINENEIRITSQGIIRNYVSYATSLLLQEKHVGEIVLKAMGQAISKAVAIAEIVKKRIPGLYQDTAISSVSITDVWEPIEEGLVPLETTRHVSMISISLSARELNKNSPGYQVPLEQPKHQQRYQQPQQFQWQQQIQPKQPQTQLNEDFYARGRGRGRGRGRGRGRGWGRRYGGYGGYDNNQGGYGNNQGGYGGYGRYDNNGGYGNYQGGYSHDRDNGGWNSNWGRGGGRGRGGWNYRGGAYGGGRGDGGRAAGRGYGGGRGRMVNRARENQV from the exons ATGGATAGGTACCATAAGGTGGAGAAGCCGCGGCAGGAATCGGCCATCAACGAGAACGAGATCCGAATCACCAGCCAGGGCATCATCCGCAACTATGTGAGCTACGCGACCAGCCTCCTTCTG CAGGAAAAACATGTTGGAGAGATTGTCTTAAAGGCAATGGGACAGGCAATCAGCAAAGCAGTGGCAATCGCCGAGATTGTAAAG AAAAGGATTCCTGGGTTATATCAAGATACTGCAATCAGTTCGGTCAGTATTACTGATGTGTGGGAACCTATTGAAGAGGGTCTTGTACC TTTGGAGACGACACGTCATGTTTCAATGATTTCAATATCTTTGTCAGCCAGAGAGCTAAACAAGAACTCCCCTGG GTACCAAGTACCTCTAGAGCAGCCAAAGCATCAGCAAAGATATCAACAACCACAACAATTTCAATGGCAACAGCAGATTCAACCAAAGCAACCACAAACTCAACTTAATGAAG ATTTTTATGCACGAGGACGTGGtagaggtagaggaagaggaagaggaagagggaggggTTGGGGAAGAAGATATGGTGGCTATGGTGGATATGACAATAACCAGGGTGGATATGGCAACAATCAAGGAGGATATGGTGGCTATGGAAGATATGACAATAACGGTGGATATGGCAACTATCAAGGTGGATATAGCCATGATCGGG ATAATGGTGGATGGAACTCCAACTGGGGTCGAGGTGGTGGACGTGGTAGAGGTGGTTGGAATTATCGTG GTGGAGCATATGGAGGAGGTAGAGGAGATGGTGGAAGAGCTGCTGGGAGAGGTTATGGTGGTGGTCGAGGAAGGATGGTCAACCGTGCGAGAGAAAACCAGGTCTAG
- the LOC135631757 gene encoding uncharacterized protein LOC135631757 isoform X2 translates to MDRYHKVEKPRQESAINENEIRITSQGIIRNYVSYATSLLLEKHVGEIVLKAMGQAISKAVAIAEIVKKRIPGLYQDTAISSVSITDVWEPIEEGLVPLETTRHVSMISISLSARELNKNSPGYQVPLEQPKHQQRYQQPQQFQWQQQIQPKQPQTQLNEDFYARGRGRGRGRGRGRGRGWGRRYGGYGGYDNNQGGYGNNQGGYGGYGRYDNNGGYGNYQGGYSHDRDNGGWNSNWGRGGGRGRGGWNYRGGAYGGGRGDGGRAAGRGYGGGRGRMVNRARENQV, encoded by the exons ATGGATAGGTACCATAAGGTGGAGAAGCCGCGGCAGGAATCGGCCATCAACGAGAACGAGATCCGAATCACCAGCCAGGGCATCATCCGCAACTATGTGAGCTACGCGACCAGCCTCCTTCTG GAAAAACATGTTGGAGAGATTGTCTTAAAGGCAATGGGACAGGCAATCAGCAAAGCAGTGGCAATCGCCGAGATTGTAAAG AAAAGGATTCCTGGGTTATATCAAGATACTGCAATCAGTTCGGTCAGTATTACTGATGTGTGGGAACCTATTGAAGAGGGTCTTGTACC TTTGGAGACGACACGTCATGTTTCAATGATTTCAATATCTTTGTCAGCCAGAGAGCTAAACAAGAACTCCCCTGG GTACCAAGTACCTCTAGAGCAGCCAAAGCATCAGCAAAGATATCAACAACCACAACAATTTCAATGGCAACAGCAGATTCAACCAAAGCAACCACAAACTCAACTTAATGAAG ATTTTTATGCACGAGGACGTGGtagaggtagaggaagaggaagaggaagagggaggggTTGGGGAAGAAGATATGGTGGCTATGGTGGATATGACAATAACCAGGGTGGATATGGCAACAATCAAGGAGGATATGGTGGCTATGGAAGATATGACAATAACGGTGGATATGGCAACTATCAAGGTGGATATAGCCATGATCGGG ATAATGGTGGATGGAACTCCAACTGGGGTCGAGGTGGTGGACGTGGTAGAGGTGGTTGGAATTATCGTG GTGGAGCATATGGAGGAGGTAGAGGAGATGGTGGAAGAGCTGCTGGGAGAGGTTATGGTGGTGGTCGAGGAAGGATGGTCAACCGTGCGAGAGAAAACCAGGTCTAG
- the LOC135631757 gene encoding uncharacterized protein LOC135631757 isoform X6, protein MGQAISKAVAIAEIVKKRIPGLYQDTAISSVSITDVWEPIEEGLVPLETTRHVSMISISLSARELNKNSPGYQVPLEQPKHQQRYQQPQQFQWQQQIQPKQPQTQLNEDFYARGRGRGRGRGRGRGRGWGRRYGGYGGYDNNQGGYGNNQGGYGGYGRYDNNGGYGNYQGGYSHDRDNGGWNSNWGRGGGRGRGGWNYRGGAYGGGRGDGGRAAGRGYGGGRGRMVNRARENQV, encoded by the exons ATGGGACAGGCAATCAGCAAAGCAGTGGCAATCGCCGAGATTGTAAAG AAAAGGATTCCTGGGTTATATCAAGATACTGCAATCAGTTCGGTCAGTATTACTGATGTGTGGGAACCTATTGAAGAGGGTCTTGTACC TTTGGAGACGACACGTCATGTTTCAATGATTTCAATATCTTTGTCAGCCAGAGAGCTAAACAAGAACTCCCCTGG GTACCAAGTACCTCTAGAGCAGCCAAAGCATCAGCAAAGATATCAACAACCACAACAATTTCAATGGCAACAGCAGATTCAACCAAAGCAACCACAAACTCAACTTAATGAAG ATTTTTATGCACGAGGACGTGGtagaggtagaggaagaggaagaggaagagggaggggTTGGGGAAGAAGATATGGTGGCTATGGTGGATATGACAATAACCAGGGTGGATATGGCAACAATCAAGGAGGATATGGTGGCTATGGAAGATATGACAATAACGGTGGATATGGCAACTATCAAGGTGGATATAGCCATGATCGGG ATAATGGTGGATGGAACTCCAACTGGGGTCGAGGTGGTGGACGTGGTAGAGGTGGTTGGAATTATCGTG GTGGAGCATATGGAGGAGGTAGAGGAGATGGTGGAAGAGCTGCTGGGAGAGGTTATGGTGGTGGTCGAGGAAGGATGGTCAACCGTGCGAGAGAAAACCAGGTCTAG